The following proteins are encoded in a genomic region of Phragmites australis chromosome 9, lpPhrAust1.1, whole genome shotgun sequence:
- the LOC133929845 gene encoding uncharacterized protein LOC133929845 gives MDRIHRNQYGSKSSAHRGAAAASTSSGAKRKGKGAAGGGGGGGGKKPIKVVYIGNPVRVTTSAASFRALVQELTGRHADPSRYTGGSGAAIDVDAEDSSGASLQAEPQSGAEPSPVSTDVSSDAAAAGGHVPAPAWEYDDDEDSFSPQLIDNSYSMFSPPTFLYSSHNEL, from the coding sequence ATGGACAGGATTCACAGGAATCAGTACGGTTCCAAGAGTAGTGCCCAcaggggagcggcggcggccagcACCAGCTCGGGCGCCAAGCGCAAGGGGAAGGgtgccgccggcggcggcggcggcggcggcgggaagaAGCCGATCAAGGTGGTGTACATAGGCAACCCCGTGCGCGTGACGACCAGCGCGGCGAGCTTCCGCGCGCTCGTGCAGGAGCTCACCGGCCGCCACGCCGACCCGTCCCGGTAcaccggcggcagcggcgccgcGATCGACGTCGACGCCGAGGACAGCAGCGGGGCCAGCCTGCAGGCCGAGCCGCAGTCGGGCGCGGAGCCCAGCCCCGTCAGCACGGATGTGTCGTCggacgctgccgccgccggcggccaCGTCCCGGCGCCGGCTTGGGagtacgacgacgacgaggacagCTTCTCGCCGCAGCTGATCGACAACAGCTACTCCATGTTCTCGCCACCGACGTTCCTCTACAGCTCACACAACGAGCTGTGA